Proteins co-encoded in one Ignavibacteria bacterium genomic window:
- a CDS encoding OmpH family outer membrane protein has translation MKKLIVLSLFLILGASVYAQNTTLKVAIVDADLILQQLPEAIKANGDLKALESKFKAELDSIGQAFGKEVEAFQKEFQNKPNDPKAKEKQIQLANKQKSIEDLQAKRREDLLVKQDELLKPIYEKLYDNIAITAKEEGMHYVLNKKSGQDPIVLYADVQFDLTYKVLDKIRKSGK, from the coding sequence GTGAAAAAACTAATTGTTCTATCGCTGTTTTTAATTCTGGGTGCATCCGTTTATGCACAGAATACAACACTTAAAGTGGCAATCGTCGACGCAGACCTTATTCTGCAGCAATTACCTGAAGCAATAAAAGCCAATGGCGACCTTAAGGCGCTTGAAAGCAAATTTAAAGCTGAACTTGATTCAATCGGACAGGCATTCGGAAAAGAAGTGGAAGCTTTTCAAAAAGAATTCCAGAACAAACCAAATGATCCAAAAGCAAAAGAAAAACAGATTCAACTCGCTAACAAGCAGAAAAGTATCGAAGATCTTCAGGCTAAAAGAAGAGAAGACCTGCTTGTAAAACAGGATGAACTTTTGAAACCAATCTACGAAAAACTGTATGACAATATTGCAATTACCGCCAAAGAAGAGGGAATGCATTATGTACTGAACAAAAAATCAGGTCAGGATCCTATCGTATTATACGCGGATGTTCAGTTTGATCTTACCTATAAAGTTTTGGACAAGATTAGAAAATCAGGTAAATAA
- the bamA gene encoding outer membrane protein assembly factor BamA: protein MMRFHFSGLKFSFFLFLLFFCVPSVYSQINTTYYKVLSVSVEGNVTADANTIVEYSGLKKIKDTGREIQIPGDETISAVKNLWDLRIFSDIQIIIEKYFENGVFLKIKVSEYPRFEQMVLQGNSELSKSELEEMISLVRGQILKPQELIRIKNKIIDAYTKEGYLNTKVDVIYYDFLSVDSTSNKMSVTWRNQKDFSDEITTTYDDLQGVNRNLSDKIKVRKLVKFKIEENSRLSVRTIRFTGNSFYSEDDLKSELEELSEKKWWKFWSSARYEPEKVKKDKETLLKFLNQNGFRDAEILSDSLVYTEDKKMVDVYFNILEGSRYKIRNIVWEGNTVYNSEVLNERLGFKTGDIYDLITFNQNLRGNEKQNDVASLYLDNGYLTFTVNAAEKKVAKDSIDIYISVNENNQFKIGKVSIKGNDKTKEKVIRRELYTVPSDFFNKAAMIRSLQQLANLQYFNVEKLYKEGVDYNLENDSTVNVAFIVEEKSSDYLNASIGYSGSFGFSGAIGVTLNNFSIAEPFQLGAGQILSFNWQFGVGNLYRTFSFGFTEPWFMNTPTLVGFDLFSTRQSYIYDLFQAGGSVKVGRRLKWPDDYFYIQGFFRYQNNNVLNGGGFYREGESEQFTLGFTLNRKDVDNPIFPSKGSSLTWSSEISGGPFLPGSVDYFKMTLTTEWYKRLFNSNRFALYLSSDMGYIEELKKNTTIQPFELFYMGGAGLVIATTSLRGYDDRTVGPRQTNGDVIGGRMFFKYIAELRFAVSLDPMPLYVLAFAEAGNVFENITTADPFKLRRSAGFGARILINPVGLLGFDLGYGFDRREVDGTDPKWQFHFQFGKGF, encoded by the coding sequence ATGATGAGATTCCACTTTTCGGGATTGAAGTTTTCATTTTTCTTATTTTTACTATTTTTTTGTGTCCCTTCTGTATATTCCCAGATAAATACGACATACTATAAAGTTCTCTCTGTTTCGGTAGAGGGGAATGTCACTGCAGATGCAAACACCATAGTGGAATATTCAGGACTGAAAAAAATCAAGGATACCGGCAGGGAAATTCAAATTCCCGGAGATGAGACCATCAGTGCCGTAAAAAACCTGTGGGATTTGAGAATATTTTCTGATATACAGATAATTATTGAAAAGTATTTTGAAAATGGTGTTTTTCTGAAGATCAAGGTTTCAGAATATCCCCGTTTTGAACAAATGGTATTGCAAGGAAACTCCGAACTCAGCAAATCAGAGCTTGAAGAAATGATTTCTCTTGTACGGGGTCAAATTCTTAAACCTCAGGAATTGATCAGGATCAAAAATAAAATTATTGATGCCTATACCAAAGAAGGTTATTTAAACACCAAAGTCGATGTCATTTATTACGATTTCCTTTCTGTCGATTCCACAAGTAACAAAATGTCAGTTACATGGCGGAATCAAAAGGATTTCTCTGACGAAATAACAACCACATACGACGATCTGCAGGGAGTGAACCGTAACCTCTCTGACAAGATTAAAGTTCGCAAACTGGTTAAGTTTAAGATAGAAGAAAACAGCCGTCTGAGCGTAAGGACTATTAGATTTACTGGGAACAGTTTTTACTCTGAAGATGATCTGAAAAGCGAACTTGAGGAATTGTCCGAGAAAAAATGGTGGAAATTCTGGAGTTCTGCGAGATATGAACCTGAAAAAGTAAAGAAAGATAAAGAGACCCTTCTTAAATTCCTGAATCAAAACGGATTCCGCGACGCTGAAATTCTGTCAGATTCGCTCGTATATACCGAAGACAAGAAAATGGTTGATGTTTATTTCAACATTCTTGAAGGTTCAAGATATAAAATAAGAAATATCGTGTGGGAAGGGAACACAGTCTACAATTCCGAAGTATTAAACGAGAGATTAGGATTTAAAACGGGTGACATCTACGATCTGATTACTTTCAATCAGAATTTGAGGGGAAACGAAAAGCAGAATGATGTCGCTTCACTCTACCTCGACAATGGTTATTTGACTTTTACAGTTAATGCTGCCGAGAAGAAAGTTGCCAAGGATTCGATTGATATTTACATATCCGTGAATGAGAATAATCAGTTTAAGATCGGTAAAGTCTCAATCAAGGGAAATGACAAGACTAAAGAAAAAGTTATCAGAAGAGAATTATACACGGTTCCGAGTGACTTTTTCAATAAAGCTGCCATGATCAGAAGTCTGCAACAGCTCGCAAACCTTCAGTATTTTAATGTTGAAAAATTATACAAAGAAGGTGTTGACTATAATTTAGAGAACGACAGCACAGTAAATGTCGCTTTCATAGTTGAAGAAAAATCGAGCGATTACTTAAATGCATCAATCGGTTACAGCGGATCATTTGGATTTTCAGGTGCAATCGGTGTGACACTGAATAACTTCTCGATTGCTGAACCGTTCCAGCTTGGTGCGGGACAGATATTAAGTTTCAACTGGCAGTTTGGTGTTGGTAATCTATACAGAACATTTTCATTCGGTTTTACAGAGCCATGGTTCATGAATACACCTACGCTTGTAGGTTTTGATCTTTTCTCTACGAGACAAAGCTATATTTATGATCTGTTCCAAGCGGGCGGATCGGTCAAAGTTGGCCGTCGTCTCAAGTGGCCCGATGATTATTTTTACATTCAGGGATTTTTCAGATACCAGAACAATAATGTATTGAATGGTGGTGGATTCTACAGAGAAGGTGAATCGGAGCAGTTTACTCTTGGTTTCACTTTGAACAGAAAAGATGTGGATAATCCTATTTTCCCTTCAAAGGGATCATCACTCACCTGGTCGTCTGAAATCAGTGGCGGGCCTTTTTTACCGGGTTCGGTGGATTACTTTAAAATGACACTCACAACAGAGTGGTACAAGAGATTGTTCAATTCCAACAGATTTGCCCTTTATCTCAGCAGTGATATGGGTTATATAGAGGAATTAAAAAAGAACACAACCATACAACCATTCGAACTGTTTTACATGGGCGGTGCCGGTCTCGTTATCGCAACCACTTCACTCAGGGGTTATGACGACAGAACGGTGGGTCCGAGACAGACAAACGGTGATGTAATCGGTGGACGAATGTTCTTCAAATATATTGCAGAATTGCGTTTTGCAGTATCACTTGATCCGATGCCGTTATATGTGCTCGCATTCGCTGAAGCAGGAAATGTGTTCGAGAATATTACAACTGCGGATCCGTTTAAGTTACGCAGAAGTGCCGGTTTCGGCGCAAGGATACTTATCAATCCTGTAGGCTTGCTCGGTTTTGATCTAGGCTACGGTTTTGACAGACGGGAAGTTGATGGTACTGATCCAAAATGGCAGTTCCACTTCCAGTTTGGTAAAGGTTTTTAA
- a CDS encoding isoprenyl transferase, producing the protein MGKANISTSQTESKTLNTHSEVPRHIAIIMDGNGRWAKSNNLPRIAGHREGVESVREIVKASAKAGVKYLTLYTFSTENWKRPKTEVTTLMRLLVKVLRREIHELHNNDVKLMAIGDICSLPTEVQHELSDAIEKTKNNKTLTLVLALSYSGRWEIIDAVKGIVKDLNDGKISENEIKIETFSKYLNTKNIPDPDLLIRTSGEMRISNFLLWQLAYSEIYITPVFWPQFRTKELMDAIEDYKKRERRFGKVSEQLQKQRQ; encoded by the coding sequence TTGGGCAAAGCAAATATCAGTACATCTCAAACAGAATCTAAAACACTGAATACTCATAGCGAAGTACCCCGTCACATAGCCATCATCATGGATGGAAATGGTCGTTGGGCGAAGAGTAACAATCTCCCCCGGATTGCCGGTCACAGAGAGGGAGTCGAGTCGGTCAGGGAAATCGTCAAGGCAAGTGCCAAAGCCGGTGTCAAGTATCTGACCCTCTATACTTTTTCAACAGAGAACTGGAAACGCCCGAAAACAGAGGTAACAACTCTCATGAGGTTGCTTGTGAAAGTTCTCAGAAGAGAAATACATGAGTTGCATAACAACGATGTGAAACTGATGGCGATTGGGGATATTTGTTCTCTTCCGACGGAAGTCCAACATGAACTTTCCGATGCCATCGAAAAAACAAAAAACAACAAAACACTCACCCTGGTACTCGCTCTCAGTTACAGCGGCAGGTGGGAAATAATCGATGCTGTCAAAGGGATCGTGAAAGATCTGAATGATGGCAAAATAAGCGAGAATGAGATAAAAATTGAAACATTCTCAAAATACTTAAATACAAAAAACATTCCTGACCCTGATCTCCTCATCCGCACCAGCGGCGAAATGCGAATAAGCAATTTCCTTCTGTGGCAACTCGCGTATTCGGAAATATATATAACCCCTGTATTTTGGCCCCAATTCCGAACCAAGGAACTCATGGATGCAATCGAGGATTATAAAAAACGCGAAAGAAGATTCGGAAAAGTCAGCGAACAATTACAAAAGCAAAGGCAATAA
- the lexA gene encoding transcriptional repressor LexA: MKNDLTDRQKEILVFVSQYIGNNGYAPSVREIASHFGFNSPSGAKKHLDTLYKKGYLNMSSNVSRGISLRTDSGFDRETESRIDSAINVPVVGRVAAGLPILAEENLEGSIVIDSVFVRTTDDCYALKVKGDSMINAGIYEGDIVVVSPKKPVHNYDIVVAMVDGDATVKRYLKKDGKTTLVPENDAFPVIEIKPTSDFSIAGKVVGVLRWYN, from the coding sequence GTGAAAAACGACCTTACAGACAGACAAAAAGAGATACTGGTATTTGTATCTCAGTATATCGGGAACAATGGATATGCTCCCTCAGTAAGAGAGATAGCATCACATTTTGGTTTTAACTCCCCAAGTGGAGCAAAAAAGCATTTGGATACTCTCTACAAAAAAGGATATCTGAATATGAGCAGCAATGTAAGCAGGGGAATTTCCTTGAGAACAGATTCCGGATTTGACCGGGAGACAGAGTCGCGAATCGATTCAGCAATTAATGTTCCGGTAGTTGGAAGAGTTGCAGCCGGATTGCCAATTCTGGCGGAGGAAAATCTTGAGGGAAGCATCGTAATCGATTCGGTCTTCGTGAGAACTACTGATGACTGCTATGCTCTTAAGGTGAAAGGGGACAGCATGATAAATGCCGGGATCTACGAAGGCGATATTGTCGTAGTCTCACCAAAGAAACCGGTACACAATTACGATATCGTTGTTGCGATGGTTGACGGTGATGCAACGGTGAAAAGATACCTGAAAAAAGATGGCAAGACTACTCTTGTTCCGGAGAATGATGCATTCCCCGTTATCGAGATAAAGCCAACAAGTGATTTTTCAATAGCCGGTAAAGTTGTCGGTGTTTTAAGGTGGTATAACTGA
- the surE gene encoding 5'/3'-nucleotidase SurE → MKILISNDDGIDSYGIIALGRELEKFGEVFIVAPIFEQSAAGHSITMKRPLKVVKHFVEGRFFGYAINGTPADCVKIGITKVLNFIPDVVVSGINHGSNTATNIVYSGTVSAAREASMMDIPGIAFSINGRTSENIDWAAEAAAIITVKALEHGFEKGKLLNVNFPNLPKSEIKGTLITRQGISRFADTYDTVHDIIGREYHQLKGDFINLDGTDLSIDQNAIENGYISITPIQLDSTDHQEIAKIKTWNFEDLNGTNGS, encoded by the coding sequence TTGAAGATATTAATTTCAAATGACGACGGCATAGATTCCTACGGAATAATTGCCTTGGGAAGGGAGCTCGAGAAATTTGGTGAAGTGTTCATTGTTGCTCCCATTTTCGAACAAAGTGCTGCCGGGCACTCAATCACCATGAAGAGACCACTGAAAGTAGTAAAACATTTCGTGGAAGGCAGATTTTTTGGATATGCTATTAACGGAACACCGGCTGACTGTGTAAAAATCGGTATTACAAAAGTTCTTAACTTCATTCCTGATGTCGTGGTCTCCGGAATCAACCATGGTTCAAACACCGCTACTAATATCGTTTACTCGGGTACCGTGTCTGCTGCCAGAGAGGCATCAATGATGGATATCCCCGGAATTGCTTTTTCGATAAATGGCAGAACTTCGGAAAATATCGACTGGGCAGCCGAAGCGGCTGCAATAATCACGGTTAAAGCTCTCGAACACGGCTTCGAAAAAGGGAAACTGCTGAATGTAAATTTCCCGAATCTTCCAAAATCAGAGATTAAAGGTACCCTTATCACAAGACAGGGAATATCCAGATTTGCTGATACTTATGACACAGTACACGATATTATTGGAAGAGAGTATCACCAGCTCAAGGGCGATTTTATCAATCTTGACGGTACTGATCTTTCCATCGACCAGAATGCAATCGAAAATGGTTACATCTCGATTACCCCGATCCAACTCGATTCAACAGACCATCAGGAGATCGCCAAAATAAAAACCTGGAACTTTGAAGATTTGAATGGAACCAATGGAAGTTAG
- a CDS encoding ComF family protein encodes MARLVSKLADVIVPRFCIHCESLLPFEANFLCKKCFETEPKLNHFDLMKLHHEKFHDGVITDLFSLAKFTHESPLRTLVVSLKYNDLYHAGKYLGDLIGAHFNEAFSVLGIDYIVPVPLHRLRMIERGFNQSEEIAKGISSVTGLSVEKSHLRRIRYTEAQVVTGSKSGREGNLIGAFKAKNPLQFTSKNILLVDDVITTGSTIREAAKALWDSGASNIYATSVLIA; translated from the coding sequence GTGGCACGGCTTGTTTCAAAACTTGCTGATGTTATTGTCCCCCGGTTTTGTATCCACTGCGAATCTCTTCTCCCCTTCGAGGCAAATTTTTTGTGTAAAAAGTGTTTCGAGACAGAGCCCAAACTTAACCATTTCGATTTAATGAAGTTGCACCACGAAAAGTTTCACGACGGGGTGATAACTGATCTCTTCTCACTGGCTAAATTTACTCACGAGTCCCCTCTTAGAACACTGGTCGTATCTCTAAAGTATAACGATTTATATCACGCAGGAAAGTATCTCGGCGATCTGATTGGAGCGCACTTCAATGAGGCATTCAGTGTCTTGGGTATCGATTATATCGTTCCGGTTCCCCTTCACCGATTAAGAATGATTGAGAGGGGTTTTAACCAGTCAGAAGAAATAGCCAAAGGAATAAGCAGTGTAACAGGACTATCTGTGGAAAAGAGCCATCTCAGAAGAATTCGCTACACCGAGGCTCAAGTGGTTACCGGATCGAAAAGTGGAAGGGAGGGCAATCTTATAGGGGCATTTAAAGCAAAAAACCCACTGCAGTTCACATCAAAAAACATCCTTTTGGTTGATGATGTAATTACCACGGGTTCGACAATCCGGGAAGCAGCCAAAGCCCTTTGGGATTCCGGTGCTTCCAATATCTATGCAACTTCGGTTTTGATAGCCTGA
- a CDS encoding arginine--tRNA ligase, whose amino-acid sequence MKKYLSGLFAGLKNNFELSEDIEVSFDIPKIESHGDFSTNIAMLMAKRLDKKPRDLAQEIIYSLNFDRSIISKVEVAGPGFINFYFTPEYISSSVKKILDEGKQFGKSDSNRGKRAIIEFVSANPTGPLTVGHGRNAVSGDTMANLLEATGFEVDREYYFNNAGRQMRVLGNSVRLRYLELTGELEEFPEDHYQGEYITGIAQDLFEKHGDSLKSEGPEGIFKEEAERVIFEDIKKTLERIGIKHNVFFNENSLYEDGKIDGLLKTFKDRDLSYEKDGAVWLRLSDLGNEKDKVIVKNTGEPTYRLPDIAYHATKFERGYDFIVDLFGSDHTATYPDVLAALAELGYDIEKVKVMIHQFVTVIKDGKAVKMSTRKANYITLDELIDWVGSDVVRYFFNMRAISTHLNFDLNLAVKHSEENPVFYLQYAHARICSILRMTDQEGLRMQTDQLELLVTDEEQRLIKKLLSYPDVVESAAKVLDAVILCAYLEELAAAFHKFYTVCRIIGSEPGLAGARLALVNAVKTVISNGLSILGVTAPEKM is encoded by the coding sequence TTGAAAAAGTATTTGTCAGGTTTGTTTGCCGGACTTAAGAATAATTTTGAGTTATCGGAAGATATCGAAGTAAGCTTTGACATCCCTAAGATTGAATCTCATGGAGACTTCTCAACCAATATTGCGATGTTGATGGCAAAACGGCTTGATAAAAAACCAAGGGACCTTGCTCAGGAAATTATCTACAGTCTAAATTTTGACAGGTCAATAATCTCCAAAGTTGAGGTGGCCGGACCCGGTTTTATAAATTTTTATTTTACGCCTGAGTACATTTCTTCATCCGTGAAAAAAATTCTTGATGAAGGGAAGCAGTTCGGTAAAAGTGATTCCAACAGGGGGAAGAGAGCGATAATTGAATTCGTCTCCGCAAATCCCACAGGACCTCTTACCGTAGGTCACGGCAGAAATGCTGTTAGTGGCGACACTATGGCTAACCTGCTTGAGGCAACCGGATTTGAAGTGGACAGGGAATATTATTTTAACAATGCCGGCAGGCAGATGAGAGTTCTCGGCAATTCGGTCAGGTTGCGTTATCTTGAATTGACAGGCGAGCTGGAGGAGTTTCCGGAGGATCATTATCAGGGTGAATATATTACGGGGATTGCACAGGATTTGTTCGAAAAACATGGTGACAGCCTTAAATCTGAAGGTCCCGAGGGTATTTTTAAGGAAGAGGCTGAAAGAGTAATTTTCGAGGATATAAAGAAAACACTCGAACGGATTGGGATAAAACACAATGTTTTCTTCAACGAGAATTCCCTTTATGAAGATGGGAAAATTGACGGTTTGTTAAAAACTTTCAAAGACAGGGACCTAAGTTACGAAAAAGACGGGGCTGTCTGGTTAAGACTCTCCGATCTTGGCAACGAAAAAGATAAGGTAATAGTTAAAAATACCGGAGAACCCACTTACAGACTGCCGGATATTGCATACCATGCCACAAAATTTGAGCGTGGTTACGATTTTATTGTCGATCTTTTTGGATCCGATCACACAGCCACATATCCCGATGTTCTGGCAGCTCTCGCTGAACTTGGCTACGATATCGAAAAAGTAAAGGTGATGATTCATCAGTTTGTAACCGTTATCAAAGATGGTAAAGCGGTGAAAATGTCGACCAGAAAAGCAAATTATATCACCCTTGATGAGTTGATTGACTGGGTGGGTTCCGATGTTGTGCGATACTTCTTCAATATGCGGGCAATTTCGACACATCTAAATTTTGATTTGAACCTAGCGGTAAAACATTCCGAGGAAAATCCGGTATTTTATCTTCAATATGCACATGCGAGAATTTGCTCAATCCTTCGGATGACCGATCAGGAGGGTTTGAGAATGCAGACCGATCAATTGGAACTCCTTGTTACTGATGAAGAACAACGACTGATTAAGAAATTGTTGTCATATCCGGATGTTGTAGAGAGTGCAGCAAAGGTGCTTGATGCAGTGATTCTTTGTGCGTATCTTGAAGAACTTGCAGCGGCATTTCATAAATTTTATACCGTCTGCAGAATTATTGGTAGTGAACCAGGACTCGCCGGGGCTCGACTTGCTTTGGTAAATGCAGTTAAAACCGTTATTTCAAATGGTTTAAGTATCCTTGGTGTAACTGCTCCTGAGAAGATGTAG
- the rsfS gene encoding ribosome silencing factor, producing the protein MNERDQEQDQILKIITESIFEKKGVDVKILDLRNITTIADYFVICSGESDMQVKAIADNVDKSLSDEGIKVWKKEGFKALSWVLIDLSDIVVHVFRNESRQFYNLERLWGDAPVQELKDPIG; encoded by the coding sequence ATGAACGAACGGGACCAGGAACAGGATCAAATATTAAAGATTATCACAGAATCGATATTTGAGAAAAAAGGGGTTGATGTTAAGATACTTGATCTTAGAAACATAACCACAATTGCAGACTATTTCGTTATCTGTAGTGGTGAATCAGATATGCAAGTAAAAGCCATCGCCGACAATGTTGATAAAAGCCTTTCCGACGAAGGGATCAAAGTATGGAAAAAAGAGGGATTCAAAGCTCTTTCGTGGGTACTTATTGATCTTTCCGATATTGTTGTTCATGTATTCAGAAATGAATCAAGACAATTCTACAACCTCGAACGACTCTGGGGTGATGCACCAGTTCAGGAACTAAAAGACCCCATCGGCTGA
- a CDS encoding LytR C-terminal domain-containing protein: protein MFSNKEGAENKEKSSVKGPLNVLLNISIFVLLVMLGYFIYSGIGKLADSAKEVKTGDQPGVQRLIQVKIYNGCGIKGLGEKVTEYLRKNNFDIIDAENYSSFDVEETLVIDNRGNRENALQTAKVLGVDPKKNVSENINEDYLLDVIVIIGKDYKNLKPFNNQ from the coding sequence TTGTTCTCCAATAAAGAAGGTGCTGAGAATAAAGAGAAGAGTTCTGTAAAGGGACCCCTCAATGTCCTGCTGAATATCTCCATTTTCGTTCTATTGGTTATGCTCGGGTATTTTATCTATTCGGGTATTGGAAAACTTGCTGATTCTGCGAAAGAAGTAAAGACAGGCGATCAACCGGGAGTACAAAGGTTGATTCAGGTCAAGATATATAACGGATGTGGAATTAAAGGTCTGGGTGAAAAAGTAACCGAATATTTGCGGAAGAATAATTTCGACATTATAGATGCTGAAAATTATTCATCATTCGATGTCGAAGAGACTCTGGTTATCGACAACCGGGGAAACCGTGAGAATGCCCTCCAAACTGCCAAAGTGCTTGGCGTTGACCCCAAGAAAAATGTTTCAGAAAATATTAATGAAGACTACCTTCTCGATGTGATAGTTATCATCGGGAAAGATTATAAAAATTTAAAACCTTTCAACAATCAATAA
- a CDS encoding aspartate 1-decarboxylase, translating into MLREMCKSKIQRPTVTASELYYEGSLTVDLDLLDEANILPYEKVQVVNVNNGSRLETYTIPGERGSGIICLNGPAARLGYVGDKIVVISYAMMEDETLVDYKPKVVIVDDNNRVTKTF; encoded by the coding sequence ATGTTAAGAGAAATGTGTAAATCCAAAATTCAAAGACCGACTGTTACAGCTTCCGAACTTTATTATGAGGGAAGTTTGACTGTCGATCTCGATCTACTTGATGAAGCGAACATTTTACCGTATGAAAAAGTACAAGTTGTAAATGTAAATAACGGAAGCCGGCTTGAAACCTACACCATACCCGGTGAAAGAGGTTCGGGCATTATCTGCTTGAACGGGCCTGCCGCCAGATTAGGTTATGTTGGTGATAAAATTGTGGTTATATCCTACGCAATGATGGAAGACGAAACCCTGGTTGATTACAAACCAAAAGTCGTGATAGTTGATGACAACAACAGAGTAACCAAAACCTTCTAA
- the porQ gene encoding type IX secretion system protein PorQ, with product MKRFLFSILIITSVAVNAQNTFEFLRVDVSPRAAALGGSFTAGTDDANVIHYNPAALKQLAGSPFSANFVKHLLDINFFGVAYTKEFEGIGRFGAAFRYANYGTFTEADEFGNKTGTYGVNELAFTVGYANVLAENFYYGANLKLIHSSIASYSSSGIAFDLGLQYNIPSQLINIGFTMTNIGGQLSSYTGATEKLPFDISVGVTKKLEHLPVKLFLDFHRLNEDTDEFIKRLEYFSFGTEFYLSKSLTLRLGYDNKKRKDLKVGDFAGLAGFNAGLGVKIDKYTFDYAFSSYGEIGTLHRIGVSTEF from the coding sequence TTGAAAAGATTTCTCTTTTCAATCCTAATAATTACATCAGTGGCAGTAAATGCACAGAATACTTTCGAGTTCTTGCGAGTCGATGTCAGCCCCCGGGCAGCAGCCCTGGGTGGCAGTTTTACAGCGGGAACTGATGACGCCAATGTAATCCACTATAACCCGGCTGCTTTAAAGCAATTAGCCGGCTCTCCTTTTTCCGCCAACTTTGTGAAACATCTGCTTGATATCAATTTTTTCGGTGTTGCATACACCAAAGAGTTTGAAGGAATTGGCAGATTCGGAGCCGCTTTTCGTTATGCCAATTACGGTACATTTACCGAAGCTGACGAATTCGGGAACAAAACAGGTACCTACGGAGTTAATGAACTGGCTTTTACGGTTGGTTATGCGAATGTACTCGCTGAAAATTTTTATTATGGTGCAAACTTAAAGCTGATCCACTCATCGATAGCTTCCTACAGTTCTTCGGGTATTGCCTTCGATTTGGGATTACAGTATAATATTCCTTCCCAACTGATTAATATCGGCTTCACAATGACCAACATTGGCGGTCAGCTCTCCTCATACACCGGAGCAACTGAAAAACTGCCATTTGATATAAGTGTCGGTGTCACGAAAAAACTTGAACACTTGCCCGTAAAACTTTTTCTGGACTTTCATCGTCTCAATGAAGATACAGATGAGTTTATTAAAAGGCTTGAATACTTCAGCTTTGGAACCGAGTTTTATCTAAGCAAATCTTTGACTCTTCGTTTGGGATATGACAACAAAAAAAGAAAAGATTTGAAGGTGGGTGATTTTGCCGGACTTGCAGGTTTCAATGCCGGTCTGGGAGTCAAAATTGATAAATATACCTTCGATTACGCCTTTTCTTCCTACGGGGAAATTGGTACACTTCACCGGATTGGTGTAAGCACAGAGTTTTAA